A window from Betta splendens chromosome 1, fBetSpl5.4, whole genome shotgun sequence encodes these proteins:
- the stn1 gene encoding CST complex subunit STN1 isoform X3, with the protein MQASAIGPAEEPSSILWGLDPIFSAFARLYVRDILQMTESTQVPGIYFYNSHPINKVDILGTVVYKRERDDFFCYGDDGTGVINCLCWKSDAFKEEDHSVREKHSVEAYGNFNLVTELRKLRQAQKERSCLDIGEVLRVRGWVKTSRQQREIMGSTYYKVNDPVMAVQIAWMMEVPRLYRECYNKTIQLNPTATGDSSVSMFSKATNIIKDFFKQKMVTRFRPYDIQDLLQPLVFSQPQKAPEDQQPVAGLSACQQLHQLLKKVLEDLQNEGVIYRRVKSQDEVYDVTVQDKDLLLAVKDVISQDSKREKHAEKGCHILHILSAVRQRHSLNVSRAALELVLKSLECSSDIVSTSDSHYTVF; encoded by the exons ATGCAGGCATCCGCCATAGGTCCAGCGGAGGAGCCCTCTTCTATACTGTGGGGACTTGACCCGATCTTTTCTGCCTTTGCTAGACTGTATGTCAGAGACATCCTGCAGATGACAGAGTCCACACAAGTGCCAG GCATTTATTTCTACAACTCGCACCCAATTAACAAAGTTGACATACTTGGGACAGTTGTCTAcaagagagagcgagatgaCTTCTTTTGTTATGGAG ATGATGGTACTGGTGTCATAAACTGCCTGTGTTGGAAAAGTGACGCGTTCAAAGAGGAAGACCATTCTG TGAGGGAGAAGCACAGTGTTGAGGCTTATGGAAATTTCAACCTAGTCACTGAGCTCAGGAAGCTGAGACAGGCCCAGAAGGAGCGCAGCTGTCTGGATATCGGAGAGGTGCTCAGAGTGAGAGGATGGGTGAAAACATCGAGGCAACAGAGAGAAATCATGGGCTCGACCTACT ATAAAGTAAACGACCCAGTGATGGCAGTGCAGATAGCATGGATGATGGAGGTTCCTAGGCTCTACAGAGAGTGTTACAACAAAACCATTCAGCTGAACCCCACTGCAACCGG TGACTCTTCCGTCAGTATGTTCAGCAAGGCTACAAATATCAtcaaagatttttttaagcaaaagaTGGTGACCAGGTTCAGACCCTACGATATTCAGGAccttctgcagcctctggtTTTCAGTCAGCCTCAAAAGGCCCCTGAGGACCAG CAGCCTGTGGCTGGGCTGTCTGCATGCCAACAGCTGCACCAGCTTCTGAAGAAGGTCCTGGAGGATTTACAAAATGAGGGTGTCATATACCGCAGGGTCAAGTCCCAGGATGAAGTCTATGAT GTGACCGTGCAGGATAAAGATCTGCTCCTAGCTGTCAAAGACGTTATCAGTCAAGACTCAAAGCGAGAGAAGC ACGCAGAGAAGGGTTGCCACATCCTGCACATCCTATCTGCAGTCAGACAGCGACACAGCCTCAATGTGAGCAGGGCAGCTTTGGAGCTGGTCCTCAAATCCCTGGAGTGCAGCAGCGACATTGTTAGCACCAGTGACTCCCATTACACTGTGTTTTAA
- the stn1 gene encoding CST complex subunit STN1 isoform X1: MQASAIGPAEEPSSILWGLDPIFSAFARLYVRDILQMTESTQVPGIYFYNSHPINKVDILGTVVYKRERDDFFCYGVDDGTGVINCLCWKSDAFKEEDHSVREKHSVEAYGNFNLVTELRKLRQAQKERSCLDIGEVLRVRGWVKTSRQQREIMGSTYYKVNDPVMAVQIAWMMEVPRLYRECYNKTIQLNPTATGDSSVSMFSKATNIIKDFFKQKMVTRFRPYDIQDLLQPLVFSQPQKAPEDQQPVAGLSACQQLHQLLKKVLEDLQNEGVIYRRVKSQDEVYDVTVQDKDLLLAVKDVISQDSKREKHAEKGCHILHILSAVRQRHSLNVSRAALELVLKSLECSSDIVSTSDSHYTVF; this comes from the exons ATGCAGGCATCCGCCATAGGTCCAGCGGAGGAGCCCTCTTCTATACTGTGGGGACTTGACCCGATCTTTTCTGCCTTTGCTAGACTGTATGTCAGAGACATCCTGCAGATGACAGAGTCCACACAAGTGCCAG GCATTTATTTCTACAACTCGCACCCAATTAACAAAGTTGACATACTTGGGACAGTTGTCTAcaagagagagcgagatgaCTTCTTTTGTTATGGAG TAGATGATGGTACTGGTGTCATAAACTGCCTGTGTTGGAAAAGTGACGCGTTCAAAGAGGAAGACCATTCTG TGAGGGAGAAGCACAGTGTTGAGGCTTATGGAAATTTCAACCTAGTCACTGAGCTCAGGAAGCTGAGACAGGCCCAGAAGGAGCGCAGCTGTCTGGATATCGGAGAGGTGCTCAGAGTGAGAGGATGGGTGAAAACATCGAGGCAACAGAGAGAAATCATGGGCTCGACCTACT ATAAAGTAAACGACCCAGTGATGGCAGTGCAGATAGCATGGATGATGGAGGTTCCTAGGCTCTACAGAGAGTGTTACAACAAAACCATTCAGCTGAACCCCACTGCAACCGG TGACTCTTCCGTCAGTATGTTCAGCAAGGCTACAAATATCAtcaaagatttttttaagcaaaagaTGGTGACCAGGTTCAGACCCTACGATATTCAGGAccttctgcagcctctggtTTTCAGTCAGCCTCAAAAGGCCCCTGAGGACCAG CAGCCTGTGGCTGGGCTGTCTGCATGCCAACAGCTGCACCAGCTTCTGAAGAAGGTCCTGGAGGATTTACAAAATGAGGGTGTCATATACCGCAGGGTCAAGTCCCAGGATGAAGTCTATGAT GTGACCGTGCAGGATAAAGATCTGCTCCTAGCTGTCAAAGACGTTATCAGTCAAGACTCAAAGCGAGAGAAGC ACGCAGAGAAGGGTTGCCACATCCTGCACATCCTATCTGCAGTCAGACAGCGACACAGCCTCAATGTGAGCAGGGCAGCTTTGGAGCTGGTCCTCAAATCCCTGGAGTGCAGCAGCGACATTGTTAGCACCAGTGACTCCCATTACACTGTGTTTTAA
- the stn1 gene encoding CST complex subunit STN1 isoform X2 — protein sequence MQASAIGPAEEPSSILWGLDPIFSAFARLYVRDILQMTESTQVPGIYFYNSHPINKVDILGTVVYKRERDDFFCYGVDDGTGVINCLCWKSDAFKEEDHSVREKHSVEAYGNFNLVTELRKLRQAQKERSCLDIGEVLRVRGWVKTSRQQREIMGSTYYKVNDPVMAVQIAWMMEVPRLYRECYNKTIQLNPTATGDSSVSMFSKATNIIKDFFKQKMVTRFRPYDIQDLLQPLVFSQPQKAPEDQPVAGLSACQQLHQLLKKVLEDLQNEGVIYRRVKSQDEVYDVTVQDKDLLLAVKDVISQDSKREKHAEKGCHILHILSAVRQRHSLNVSRAALELVLKSLECSSDIVSTSDSHYTVF from the exons ATGCAGGCATCCGCCATAGGTCCAGCGGAGGAGCCCTCTTCTATACTGTGGGGACTTGACCCGATCTTTTCTGCCTTTGCTAGACTGTATGTCAGAGACATCCTGCAGATGACAGAGTCCACACAAGTGCCAG GCATTTATTTCTACAACTCGCACCCAATTAACAAAGTTGACATACTTGGGACAGTTGTCTAcaagagagagcgagatgaCTTCTTTTGTTATGGAG TAGATGATGGTACTGGTGTCATAAACTGCCTGTGTTGGAAAAGTGACGCGTTCAAAGAGGAAGACCATTCTG TGAGGGAGAAGCACAGTGTTGAGGCTTATGGAAATTTCAACCTAGTCACTGAGCTCAGGAAGCTGAGACAGGCCCAGAAGGAGCGCAGCTGTCTGGATATCGGAGAGGTGCTCAGAGTGAGAGGATGGGTGAAAACATCGAGGCAACAGAGAGAAATCATGGGCTCGACCTACT ATAAAGTAAACGACCCAGTGATGGCAGTGCAGATAGCATGGATGATGGAGGTTCCTAGGCTCTACAGAGAGTGTTACAACAAAACCATTCAGCTGAACCCCACTGCAACCGG TGACTCTTCCGTCAGTATGTTCAGCAAGGCTACAAATATCAtcaaagatttttttaagcaaaagaTGGTGACCAGGTTCAGACCCTACGATATTCAGGAccttctgcagcctctggtTTTCAGTCAGCCTCAAAAGGCCCCTGAGGACCAG CCTGTGGCTGGGCTGTCTGCATGCCAACAGCTGCACCAGCTTCTGAAGAAGGTCCTGGAGGATTTACAAAATGAGGGTGTCATATACCGCAGGGTCAAGTCCCAGGATGAAGTCTATGAT GTGACCGTGCAGGATAAAGATCTGCTCCTAGCTGTCAAAGACGTTATCAGTCAAGACTCAAAGCGAGAGAAGC ACGCAGAGAAGGGTTGCCACATCCTGCACATCCTATCTGCAGTCAGACAGCGACACAGCCTCAATGTGAGCAGGGCAGCTTTGGAGCTGGTCCTCAAATCCCTGGAGTGCAGCAGCGACATTGTTAGCACCAGTGACTCCCATTACACTGTGTTTTAA